GGGCAAAACCACGATCATCCGCCTGCTGACGGGCGCGCTCAACCCGACCGGCGGCACGGCGCGGATCTACGGCGCGGCGGCACACGAGCCCACGTTTCTGGCGGCCAAGCGGCGCGTCGGGATCGTGCCCCAGGGGCCGGGCATGTACCGCGACATCACCGTCTCCGAGTACCTGCGGCTGGTCCAGCAGCTTTACGGGCGCGGCGACGTGGGCGAGGTCGTTGAGGCGTTCGGCCTGAGCGACTACCATGACCGCCCGATGGCGCAGCTATCAGGCGGCTACCAGCGGCGTCTGGCGCTGGCGGCGGCGCTGCTGCCCGCGCCCGACCTGCTGCTGCTCGACGAGCCGACCGTCGGGCTCGACCCGGTTGCCGCGCGTGAGGTCCATGCCTATCTGCGCAAGATGATGGCGGGACGCACCACGCTGCTCTGCACGCACAATCTGGCCGAGGCGGAGGCGCTCTGCGAGAGCGCGATCATCCTGCGCGGCGGCCAGGTGCTCCTTCACGAGCGCATCGATCAGCTTCGGCGCAGGACCCAGCCGCAGGTGATGCTGGCAGCCGTCGAAGGTCCGCAGCGGTTGCTGGCCGCGCTGGGCGAGCTGGGCCATCCCGCAAACCTGATCGACGGCGAGGTCCGGCTGACGCTCGACGAGCCGCAGCAGCATGTGCCGGAGATGCTGCGCGCGCTGCTGGCGGCGAACGTCAACGTCTATGAGTGCCACACGATCAGGCCCAGCCTGGAAGATTTGTTTTTGGACATTATGGGGAGCAGCCATGATCGCGCGTGAAGTTCGTATCCTGATGGCTAAAGAGTGGCGGCATCTGCTGCGCAGCCGGGGCGCGATGCTGACGGCGCTGCTGCTGCCGATGCTCCTTTTGCTGATCATCCCCGGCCTGCAAATGCTGGCGTTTACCGCCGGAGTGCCGATGAGCAGCAACACCGAGTTTCCGCCGGGTGCGCCGCTGCCGCCCGGCCTGGCCGAGATCGGCGACGATCCCAAGGCGATGCTGCGCGCGCTGCTGCTGCCGCTGTTTATGGCGCTGGGCGGCCTGATGGTGCCGTCGATCACCGCCAACTACACGATGATCGCCGAGCGCGAAAACCGCACGATCGAGCTGCTGGTAGCGCTGCCGGTGCGCGTGGGGCAAATTCTGCTGGCAAAGCTGCTGGTGATCGTGCTGCTGGCGGGCGGCGTCACGCTGACGCTGTTCCTGATCGACGCCGCGCTGATCCTGGCGCTGGGCATCGCCTCGATCGGCTATGTGCTCGGCCTGCTGCTGCTGCTGCTGTGCGCGCTGGCCTACTCGACGGCGAGCGCGCTGCTGATCAGCCTGCTGGCGCGAGACTTCCGCACGGCCAACAACCTCAGCGGCGCGCTCTTCGTGCCGACGATCTTTCTGTGCGTCGGCTTTTTGCTGCTCCTGCCGGGCGGGACGCTCAAGCTGCTCCTGCTGGCAGCGGTATTTGCCGTGGCAGCGCTGATTGCCACGCTGGTCGCGCTGCGCGTTGTCACCTTCGAGCGGCTGCTGCGCTAATCGATGCGCGGGAGGCGCTTACTCCTCAGGCTGCGCGACCGCCTGTACGCGGCTGAGGTAGAGCAGCCCGGCGCTACCGGCGATCAGCGACGCGATCAGGATCGAGAGCTTGGCGGTCGCCAGCACATCCGGGTTGACGAAGCCAAGCGACGCGATAAAGAGCGACATCGTAAAGCCGATCCCGGCCAGAATGCCCGCGCCGAGCATGTGGCTCCAGCTTACACCGGGCGGTAGCGCGGCGATGCCGCCGCGTACGGCCAGCCAGGACGCGGCCAGCAGCCCGATCGGCTTGCCCAGCGTCAGGCCCAGGATAATGCCGATCGATACAAAGACCGACTCGCCGCCAAGGTTGCCGATCGAGAGCGCAACGCCCGCGTTGGCAAAGGCAAAGATCGGCATGATCACGAACGATACCCAGTTGTGCAGCGAGTGCTCGATCTTTTGCAGCGGAGCCTGCACCTGCTCGCATAGCTCCTCCAGCTCGATCACCGCGCTCTGCTGGCGCTCGCTGGTCAGCACGGCGGTCGCTTCGAGATCGCCCTGCTGAAACTCGTGGATGATCGCGTGGGTGCGCTGCACGAACGTCGGCGCGTCGATCCGGTTGCGCGCCGGGATTGTCAGCGCGATCAGCACGCCCGCGATCGTGGCGTGAATGCCCGACTCCAGAAACGCGACCCAGACGAGCAGGCCCAGGCCGATGTACAGCGGAAAGCTGCGAATCCCGAAGATATTCGCTAGCACCAGCACGGCCAGCAGCGCAAAGCCCAGCCCCAGCGCCATAAAGTTGAGGCCGCTCGAATAGAAAAAGGCGATCACCAGCACCGCGATCAGGTCATCGACGATCGCCACGGCGGTCAGAAAGATCTTCAGCGCAAACGGAATCCGATCGCCGAGCAGCGCCAGGCAGCCCAGCGCAAAGGCGATGTCGGTCGCCATCGGCACGCCCCAGCCCCGCGCGCCAATGCCCCCAAAGTTGAAGAGCATGTAGATCGAGGCGGGCACGATCACGCCTCCAACCGCCGCGACGATCGGCAGCGTCGCGGCACGCAGGCTGGATAGCTCGCCTGCGCTGACCTCACGCTTAATCTCCAGCCCGACCAAAAAGAAAAAGATCGCCATCAGCCCATCGTTGATCCAGTGCAGCAGATCTTCACGCAGCTCGAACGGCCCGACGCTCAGCCCGATCTCGGTGTGCAGCACGTCGTTGTACATCTGCGCCAGGCCGGAGTTAGCGATCAGCAGCGCGGCAACCGTCGCCAGCATCAAGACGATCCCGCTGGAAGCCGAGCGATTGATGAACCGCTGCATCG
The window above is part of the Herpetosiphonaceae bacterium genome. Proteins encoded here:
- a CDS encoding ABC transporter ATP-binding protein; this translates as MSDPAPIQVAAVSKIFPGGVQALNQASFTIAPGERACLLGPNGAGKTTIIRLLTGALNPTGGTARIYGAAAHEPTFLAAKRRVGIVPQGPGMYRDITVSEYLRLVQQLYGRGDVGEVVEAFGLSDYHDRPMAQLSGGYQRRLALAAALLPAPDLLLLDEPTVGLDPVAAREVHAYLRKMMAGRTTLLCTHNLAEAEALCESAIILRGGQVLLHERIDQLRRRTQPQVMLAAVEGPQRLLAALGELGHPANLIDGEVRLTLDEPQQHVPEMLRALLAANVNVYECHTIRPSLEDLFLDIMGSSHDRA
- a CDS encoding ABC transporter permease subunit: MIAREVRILMAKEWRHLLRSRGAMLTALLLPMLLLLIIPGLQMLAFTAGVPMSSNTEFPPGAPLPPGLAEIGDDPKAMLRALLLPLFMALGGLMVPSITANYTMIAERENRTIELLVALPVRVGQILLAKLLVIVLLAGGVTLTLFLIDAALILALGIASIGYVLGLLLLLLCALAYSTASALLISLLARDFRTANNLSGALFVPTIFLCVGFLLLLPGGTLKLLLLAAVFAVAALIATLVALRVVTFERLLR
- the nhaA gene encoding Na+/H+ antiporter NhaA, coding for MAEQRSFLAPHWSATSIARILGPMQRFINRSASSGIVLMLATVAALLIANSGLAQMYNDVLHTEIGLSVGPFELREDLLHWINDGLMAIFFFLVGLEIKREVSAGELSSLRAATLPIVAAVGGVIVPASIYMLFNFGGIGARGWGVPMATDIAFALGCLALLGDRIPFALKIFLTAVAIVDDLIAVLVIAFFYSSGLNFMALGLGFALLAVLVLANIFGIRSFPLYIGLGLLVWVAFLESGIHATIAGVLIALTIPARNRIDAPTFVQRTHAIIHEFQQGDLEATAVLTSERQQSAVIELEELCEQVQAPLQKIEHSLHNWVSFVIMPIFAFANAGVALSIGNLGGESVFVSIGIILGLTLGKPIGLLAASWLAVRGGIAALPPGVSWSHMLGAGILAGIGFTMSLFIASLGFVNPDVLATAKLSILIASLIAGSAGLLYLSRVQAVAQPEE